In the genome of Fusobacterium necrogenes, one region contains:
- the obgE gene encoding GTPase ObgE: MFVDEVIITVKAGNGGDGSAAFRREKFIQFGGPDGGDGGDGGSVIFLADSNINTLIDFKFKKLFKAQNGENGQKKQMYGKTGEDLVIKVPVGTQVRDIETGKLLLDLNIPGEKRTLLKGGKGGFGNVHFKSSIRKTPKIAGKGREGAELKVKLELKLIADVALVGYPSVGKSSFINKVSAANSKVGNYHFTTLEPKLGVVRLEEDKSFVIADIPGLIEGAHEGVGLGDKFLRHIERCKMIYHLVDISEVEGRSAIEDYEKINTELKKFSEKLAAKKQIILANKMDLLWDMEKYNTFKEYVESQGNEVYPVSVILNEGIKEVLYKSWSMLEKIDREPLEEEASVNEVLREIKGDKENFIITQDEDGTYVIEGRVLDGVLAKYVITMDDESIVNFLHMMRSLGMEEAMREAGIQDGDSVRIADVEFEYVE; this comes from the coding sequence ATGTTTGTAGATGAGGTTATAATAACTGTAAAAGCAGGAAATGGAGGAGATGGTTCGGCTGCTTTTAGAAGAGAAAAATTTATACAATTTGGTGGCCCTGATGGAGGAGATGGAGGAGATGGAGGAAGTGTGATTTTTCTAGCTGATTCTAATATAAATACCCTCATAGATTTTAAATTTAAAAAACTATTCAAAGCTCAGAATGGAGAAAATGGACAAAAAAAACAAATGTATGGGAAAACAGGAGAGGATTTAGTGATTAAGGTTCCTGTTGGAACACAAGTAAGAGATATAGAAACTGGAAAGCTTTTACTGGATCTAAATATACCAGGAGAGAAGAGAACTTTACTCAAAGGTGGAAAAGGTGGTTTTGGAAATGTTCATTTTAAATCTTCTATTAGAAAAACTCCAAAAATAGCTGGTAAAGGTAGAGAGGGAGCAGAATTAAAAGTAAAACTTGAATTAAAACTTATAGCTGATGTTGCTCTTGTAGGATATCCATCTGTTGGAAAATCAAGTTTTATTAATAAAGTATCAGCTGCTAATTCTAAAGTAGGAAATTACCATTTTACAACTCTTGAACCTAAATTAGGAGTAGTAAGACTAGAAGAGGATAAATCTTTTGTAATAGCTGATATACCTGGGCTTATTGAAGGTGCACATGAAGGAGTAGGATTAGGAGATAAATTTTTAAGACATATAGAGAGATGTAAAATGATATATCATTTAGTTGATATATCTGAAGTTGAAGGAAGAAGTGCTATTGAAGATTATGAAAAAATAAATACAGAGCTAAAGAAGTTTAGTGAAAAGTTAGCAGCTAAAAAGCAAATAATATTAGCAAATAAAATGGATCTATTATGGGATATGGAAAAATATAATACTTTTAAAGAGTATGTAGAATCTCAAGGTAATGAAGTATATCCTGTATCAGTAATACTAAATGAAGGAATTAAGGAAGTTTTGTATAAAAGTTGGAGCATGTTAGAGAAAATAGATAGAGAACCATTAGAAGAAGAGGCTAGTGTAAATGAAGTTTTGAGAGAAATAAAAGGAGATAAAGAAAATTTCATTATTACTCAAGATGAAGATGGAACCTACGTGATAGAAGGAAGGGTACTAGATGGAGTACTAGCTAAGTATGTAATTACTATGGACGATGAATCAATAGTAAATTTCTTGCATATGATGAGATCTTTAGGAATGGAAGAGGCTATGAGAGAAGCTGGAATTCAAGATGGAGATAGTGTAAGGATAGCTGATGTTGAATTTGAATATGTAGAATAA
- a CDS encoding STAS domain-containing protein, giving the protein MINNFEILEKNLEGVKELKVIGELDALVAPKLKERITKLVEADCIKFIIDFEEVTHINSLAMGILRGKLKVVKEMGGDIKLIKLNEHIKTIFEMIGLDEIFEIYETEEEAVNSFK; this is encoded by the coding sequence ATGATAAATAATTTTGAAATACTTGAAAAAAATTTAGAAGGAGTTAAGGAGTTAAAAGTAATAGGGGAATTAGATGCTTTAGTAGCACCAAAATTAAAAGAAAGGATTACAAAATTAGTAGAAGCAGATTGTATAAAGTTTATTATTGATTTTGAAGAAGTTACTCACATCAACAGTTTAGCTATGGGAATATTGAGAGGAAAGTTGAAGGTAGTAAAGGAGATGGGAGGAGATATAAAATTGATAAAATTAAATGAGCATATCAAAACAATATTTGAAATGATAGGATTAGATGAAATATTTGAGATATATGAGACGGAAGAGGAAGCTGTAAATAGCTTTAAATAA
- the miaA gene encoding tRNA (adenosine(37)-N6)-dimethylallyltransferase MiaA, protein MIKKGIVIAGPTGVGKTALSIKLAKILDASIISADSAQVYKEMNIGTAKITFEEMDGIVHHMLDVLDPIKKYSVGDYQRDVDKILKEEEKKGKMVILTGGTGLYINSITDGLSALPVSNAKIREEFMKKSSLELYKELVKVDPEAAKEIHFNNKKRVERALEVYILTGQKFSYLSKQNIKNNNYSFLKIALERGRKELYERINTRVDAMIKQGLEEEVRMLYKKYGEVLRKINIIGYSEFIDYFKSEISYEETIEKIKQNSRKYAKRQFTWFKNDHRYIWYNLEETSENEIVEDIVEKLNIENG, encoded by the coding sequence ATGATAAAGAAAGGAATAGTGATAGCAGGGCCTACTGGTGTAGGTAAAACAGCTCTTTCGATAAAATTGGCAAAAATATTAGATGCTAGTATTATATCAGCTGATTCTGCACAGGTATATAAAGAGATGAATATAGGGACAGCTAAGATAACATTTGAAGAGATGGATGGGATTGTACATCATATGTTAGATGTTTTGGATCCTATAAAAAAATATAGTGTAGGTGACTACCAAAGAGATGTAGATAAGATATTAAAAGAAGAAGAAAAAAAAGGGAAAATGGTTATATTAACTGGAGGGACAGGTCTCTATATTAATTCTATTACAGATGGACTATCAGCTCTACCAGTATCTAATGCTAAAATAAGAGAGGAATTTATGAAAAAAAGTTCGCTTGAACTTTATAAAGAATTAGTGAAAGTAGATCCAGAAGCAGCAAAAGAGATACATTTTAATAATAAAAAAAGAGTAGAAAGAGCTCTAGAGGTATATATACTTACTGGACAAAAATTTTCCTATTTATCAAAACAAAATATAAAAAATAATAACTACAGTTTTTTAAAAATTGCACTAGAAAGGGGAAGAAAAGAGCTATATGAAAGAATAAATACAAGAGTAGATGCTATGATTAAACAAGGATTAGAAGAAGAGGTTAGAATGCTTTATAAAAAGTATGGTGAGGTATTAAGAAAGATTAATATAATTGGCTACTCTGAGTTTATAGATTATTTCAAAAGCGAGATAAGTTACGAAGAAACAATAGAAAAAATAAAACAAAATTCAAGAAAATATGCTAAAAGACAATTTACTTGGTTTAAAAATGATCACAGATATATTTGGTATAATTTAGAAGAAACATCTGAAAATGAGATAGTAGAGGATATAGTAGAAAAATTAAATATAGAAAATGGATAA
- a CDS encoding ATP-binding protein, with the protein MRPNEVKITVSSSLENLSLIRAMVKTYLELHQVSQRDVFQLLSVVDELSTNVVEHGYEYRPGDIILEIQKSNDIIRLIVEDNGVGFDEEKLSKEEGGMGLFIARTIADDFKIEKKLNGTLFRVEKKVKEAE; encoded by the coding sequence ATGAGACCAAATGAAGTGAAAATAACTGTCTCTTCTTCTTTAGAAAATTTATCTTTAATAAGAGCTATGGTAAAGACATATCTAGAGTTACATCAGGTAAGTCAAAGAGATGTATTTCAACTTTTATCAGTAGTGGATGAACTTTCAACAAATGTTGTTGAGCATGGGTATGAGTATAGGCCTGGAGATATCATCTTAGAAATTCAAAAGTCAAATGATATTATCCGTTTGATAGTAGAGGATAATGGTGTAGGATTTGATGAAGAGAAATTGAGTAAAGAAGAGGGTGGGATGGGACTTTTTATAGCAAGAACCATCGCAGATGATTTTAAAATTGAAAAAAAATTGAATGGAACATTATTTAGAGTAGAAAAAAAGGTTAAGGAGGCAGAATAA
- the rny gene encoding ribonuclease Y — MSIILGIGLIVIGLGIVFAILYKKSVIDKKINELNDLEDEITKSKIKAKEIIENAEKDANAKGKEIELKAKEHAYLIKEEAEKEIKNAKNELLQKEARLTKKEETLDSKIEKLELKSQELEKTTEELEAKKDEIEAIKLKQEDELERISGLSKNEAKEILIAKLRDDLTHETAVAIREFENKLEDEKDRISKRILSTAIGKASAEYVVDATVSVVNLPNDEMKGRIIGREGRNIRAIEALTGVDIIIDDTPEAVVLSSFDGVKREIARLTIEKLVTDGRIHPGKIEEVVNKARKEIEKEIIDAGEGALIELGIPGMHPEIIKILGRLKFRTSYGQNVLTHSIEVAKLAANLAAELGADTELAKRAGLLHDVGKVLESDIEVSHALIGGEFLKKFGEKPEVINAVMAHHNEVEFETVEAILVQAADAVSASRPGARRETLTAYLKRLESLEEIANSFSGVESSFAIQAGRELRIIVNPEAMTDDEATKMAREVAKKIEESMQYPGQIKVTIVRETRAVDYAK, encoded by the coding sequence ATGAGTATAATATTAGGTATAGGTTTGATAGTAATTGGACTAGGAATAGTATTTGCCATACTATATAAAAAGTCTGTTATAGATAAAAAAATAAATGAGTTAAATGATTTAGAGGATGAGATAACAAAATCTAAAATAAAAGCTAAAGAAATAATAGAGAATGCAGAAAAAGATGCAAATGCTAAAGGGAAAGAGATAGAGTTAAAGGCTAAAGAACATGCATATTTGATAAAAGAAGAAGCAGAAAAAGAAATAAAAAATGCTAAAAATGAGCTTTTACAAAAAGAAGCGAGGTTAACTAAAAAGGAAGAAACATTAGATAGTAAAATAGAAAAGTTAGAATTAAAAAGTCAAGAACTAGAAAAAACAACTGAAGAATTAGAAGCAAAAAAAGACGAAATAGAAGCTATAAAATTGAAGCAGGAAGATGAATTAGAGAGAATCTCTGGACTTTCTAAGAATGAAGCTAAAGAAATTTTAATAGCGAAATTAAGAGATGATTTAACACATGAAACAGCTGTAGCAATTAGAGAGTTTGAAAATAAGCTTGAAGATGAAAAAGATAGAATATCTAAGAGAATATTATCAACTGCCATTGGAAAGGCTTCAGCTGAGTATGTAGTAGATGCAACTGTATCAGTTGTAAATTTGCCTAATGATGAAATGAAAGGGAGAATTATAGGTAGAGAGGGAAGAAATATAAGAGCTATTGAGGCACTTACGGGAGTAGATATAATTATAGATGATACTCCAGAAGCAGTAGTTCTTTCAAGTTTTGATGGAGTAAAAAGAGAAATAGCTAGACTTACTATTGAAAAGCTTGTAACAGATGGAAGAATACATCCAGGAAAAATAGAAGAGGTAGTAAACAAAGCTAGAAAAGAGATAGAAAAAGAGATAATTGATGCAGGGGAAGGAGCTTTAATAGAATTAGGTATTCCTGGAATGCATCCAGAAATAATAAAGATTTTAGGAAGATTAAAATTCAGAACAAGTTATGGACAAAATGTATTAACTCATTCTATAGAAGTAGCAAAACTTGCAGCTAATTTAGCTGCGGAATTAGGAGCAGATACTGAATTAGCTAAAAGAGCTGGATTATTGCATGATGTTGGTAAAGTCTTAGAAAGTGATATAGAGGTTTCACATGCATTGATTGGCGGAGAGTTTTTGAAAAAGTTTGGAGAGAAACCAGAAGTTATAAATGCAGTAATGGCACACCATAATGAAGTAGAGTTCGAAACTGTAGAGGCAATACTAGTTCAAGCTGCTGATGCAGTATCAGCTTCAAGACCTGGAGCAAGAAGAGAAACTTTAACAGCTTATTTAAAAAGATTAGAAAGTCTTGAAGAAATAGCTAATTCATTCTCAGGAGTTGAATCTTCATTCGCTATTCAAGCAGGAAGAGAACTTAGAATAATAGTAAATCCTGAAGCGATGACTGACGATGAGGCTACGAAAATGGCAAGAGAGGTAGCTAAAAAGATAGAAGAGTCTATGCAGTATCCTGGACAAATAAAAGTTACAATAGTAAGAGAGACTAGAGCAGTAGATTATGCTAAATAA